The following are encoded together in the Vigna angularis cultivar LongXiaoDou No.4 chromosome 9, ASM1680809v1, whole genome shotgun sequence genome:
- the LOC108347126 gene encoding NAC domain-containing protein 43 → MPENMSISVNGQSQVPPGFRFHPTEEELLQYYLRKKVSYEKIDLDVIRDVDLNKLEPWDIQEKCKIGTTPQNDWYFFSHKDKKYPTGTRTNRATAAGFWKATGRDKVIYSNGKRIGMRKTLVFYKGRAPHGQKSDWIMHEYRLDDNTTGDTTIVSNVMGDGGQEEGWVVCRIFKKKNNLKTLDSPLGSGEGRRSHLFESCDEGALEQILQQMGRGCKEESSYEGSYGYGRLGRGYETGVNNDRFMKLPSLESPKSTSMESQQNNNSNSNNGDNNNEMNNNGYHPIIPADMGTDNEGSFATHQVSGGDPNMVHPMEPSSGGGGLTNWAALDRLVASQLNGQTEASRHFACFNDPTIAYCTPHHDLPLPTLRSSSNPSSNTTLTRPSAAPAYINPAHDFASEIDLWNFTRSTSEPLCHVSNTSL, encoded by the exons ATGCCGGAAAACATGAGCATATCTGTCAATGGACAATCTCAAGTCCCACCTGGCTTCAGGTTCCATCCAACCGAGGAGGAGCTTCTTCAGTACTACTTGAGGAAGAAGGTCTCTTACGAGAAGATTGACCTCGATGTCATTCGTGATGTTGATCTCAACAAGCTCGAGCCATGGGATATTCAAG AGAAATGCAAAATAGGAACCACTCCGCAGAATGATTGGTACTTCTTCAGCCACAAAGATAAGAAGTACCCCACAGGAACTCGCACCAATCGCGCCACTGCTGCCGGATTCTGGAAGGCCACTGGCCGTGACAAGGTCATTTACAGCAACGGAAAGAGGATTGGAATGAGAAAGACTCTGGTTTTCTACAAAGGAAGAGCCCCTCACGGCCAGAAATCTGACTGGATCATGCATGAATACAGACTCGACGACAACACCACCGGCGACACCACTATC GTGTCGAATGTGATGGGGGACGGCGGTCAAGAGGAAGGGTGGGTGGTGTGTAGGAtattcaagaagaagaacaacctGAAAACCCTAGACAGCCCGTTAGGTTCGGGAGAAGGTAGAAGGAGCCACCTGTTCGAGTCGTGCGACGAGGGAGCTTTGGAGCAAATACTTCAGCAAATGGGAAGGGGTTGCAAGGAAGAGAGCAGCTACGAGGGAAGCTACGGCTATGGAAGGTTGGGAAGGGGTTACGAGACAGGCGTGAACAATGACAGGTTCATGAAGCTGCCGAGTCTAGAGAGCCCAAAATCCACAAGCATGGAGAGTCAGCAGAACAACAACAGCAACAGTAATAATGGTGATAATAACAACGAGATGAACAATAATGGGTACCATCCCATTATTCCAGCAGACATGGGGACGGACAACGAAGGGTCATTCGCAACCCACCAGGTGAGTGGTGGTGACCCCAACATGGTTCACCCAATGGAGCCATCATCAGGTGGAGGAGGCCTCACCAACTGGGCTGCGCTGGACCGTTTGGTTGCCTCTCAGCTCAATGGCCAAACCGAGGCCTCTAGGCACTTCGCATGCTTCAACGACCCCACCATCGCCTACTGCACTCCCCACCATGATCTCCCATTGCCCACCCTCCGATCCTCATCGAATCCTTCATCAAACACCACCCTCACCAGACCTTCCGCTGCACCCGCATACATCAACCCCGCTCACGACTTCGCCAGCGAGATTGACCTCTGGAACTTCACCCGCTCTACCTCCGAACCTCTCTGCCACGTCTCCAACACCTCACTCTAG